A part of Desulfomicrobium baculatum DSM 4028 genomic DNA contains:
- a CDS encoding GGDEF domain-containing protein, with the protein MANHNLPPDEALLGELEVLEQELRLSPVISGVAALVRLIRSDPSWPERLRQKNLGNWVVVPLHGDKFPALVRLKEHIEHLTVLQGLDPLTGLANRRGFDQTMVMEVERSSRFKTPLTLCIMDLDNFKAVNDTYGHPCGDDVIKTVASILLNEMRMIDTAARIGGEEFALLLPGTGLARALKLLQRIQSIIQATRITCGDARLTMTMSMGVASYRGKLTPDPVKLLAEADKALYRAKRTGKNRIETSPILDLGYGEEQSLVHQNEKRFLFSSFSDPSSGAE; encoded by the coding sequence ATGGCAAATCATAATCTTCCTCCTGACGAGGCGCTGCTGGGCGAACTTGAGGTCCTGGAACAGGAATTGCGGCTTTCCCCGGTCATTTCCGGGGTGGCCGCCCTGGTTCGATTGATCCGCTCCGATCCGTCCTGGCCCGAACGGCTGCGCCAGAAGAATCTGGGGAATTGGGTCGTCGTGCCCCTGCACGGCGACAAATTTCCGGCGCTGGTGCGGCTCAAGGAACACATCGAGCACCTGACCGTCTTGCAGGGCCTGGATCCATTGACCGGCCTGGCCAACCGCCGGGGATTCGACCAGACCATGGTCATGGAGGTCGAACGCTCTTCGCGCTTCAAGACGCCACTGACGCTGTGCATCATGGACCTGGACAACTTCAAGGCCGTCAACGACACCTACGGACACCCCTGCGGAGACGATGTCATCAAAACCGTGGCGTCAATCTTGCTTAACGAAATGAGAATGATCGACACGGCGGCCCGCATCGGTGGCGAGGAGTTCGCCCTGCTGCTGCCCGGCACGGGACTGGCCCGGGCCTTGAAGCTGCTGCAGCGCATCCAGTCGATCATTCAGGCGACCAGAATCACGTGCGGCGACGCACGGCTCACCATGACCATGTCCATGGGTGTGGCAAGCTATCGGGGCAAACTGACCCCTGATCCGGTCAAGCTGCTGGCCGAGGCGGACAAGGCCTTGTACCGCGCCAAGCGGACCGGAAAGAACAGGATCGAGACCTCGCCCATCCTGGACCTCGGCTATGGCGAGGAACAGTCACTGGTGCACCAGAACGAAAAACGCTTTCTTTTTTCCTCATTCTCCGACCCTTCTTCAGGCGCGGAGTAG
- a CDS encoding UshA-like (seleno)protein family 2: MHIRVHAALWLVLALGLLSPALAGAETTILFTANSLGEFDPCPSUGGKTYGGLARRATSFKAAREGANTIIVSGGYEFSPFGLERDRHPSIIFKLKKAYDLLGYDIALRAPNDATVFEHAGLEAGPVWSGPLGEPKLVVKNVPDGSLAFVLFPDSGQPDPDIERKAADFAESLRTNGKHNLIIGVSTWGANREQDFIDRHGAAFDIILGSGQGPGYTALYLRDNSLLWTRAFTKGRSILSVTIPTLPAPGTKMVWEPQTTVFTESVPLGGTVAADPTINAIFNP, encoded by the coding sequence GTGCACATACGCGTCCATGCCGCGCTCTGGCTTGTCCTGGCCCTTGGCCTCCTTTCGCCGGCCCTGGCCGGGGCTGAAACAACCATCCTCTTTACCGCCAACAGCCTGGGTGAATTCGATCCCTGTCCCAGCTGAGGGGGGAAAACCTACGGGGGGTTGGCCCGGCGGGCCACCAGTTTCAAAGCCGCACGCGAAGGTGCAAACACCATCATTGTCAGCGGCGGATACGAGTTTTCCCCTTTCGGCCTGGAGAGGGACAGGCACCCTTCCATCATTTTCAAGCTCAAGAAAGCCTACGACCTGCTCGGCTACGACATCGCGCTGCGCGCTCCCAACGACGCAACGGTCTTTGAACATGCAGGCTTGGAAGCCGGGCCGGTGTGGAGCGGCCCTTTGGGCGAGCCGAAGCTGGTCGTCAAGAACGTGCCGGACGGCAGCCTGGCCTTTGTCCTTTTCCCGGACAGCGGCCAGCCCGACCCGGACATTGAAAGGAAGGCCGCCGATTTCGCCGAATCGCTGCGCACGAACGGCAAGCACAATCTGATCATCGGGGTCAGCACCTGGGGAGCGAACCGGGAGCAGGACTTCATTGACCGCCACGGCGCGGCTTTCGACATCATTCTCGGATCGGGGCAGGGCCCGGGCTATACAGCGCTCTACCTGCGCGACAACTCGCTGCTCTGGACGCGGGCCTTCACCAAAGGCAGAAGCATCCTCAGTGTGACCATCCCCACGCTGCCGGCGCCCGGCACAAAGATGGTCTGGGAACCGCAAACGACGGTTTTCACCGAGTCTGTGCCCCTTGGCGGAACGGTCGCCGCGGACCCGACAATCAACGCCATCTTCAACCCCTAG
- a CDS encoding MinD/ParA family protein, which translates to MTEANTTLSIAVASGKGGVGKTNLALNLCFALHDLGNSLILLDADLGLANLDVLLGLSPEKNLQDLLGDASAENVVIPLAGDGLVLLPSASGVAELVEMDEDVQSLLLGKLDALFRRYNFLVLDLGAGISPTVLSFAAMPQERIVVITPEPTSLTDSYALIKVLFTQHQIKNFQVIVNMAESHKEAKNAYERLAQACGHFLNLPISLLGVVHRDPMVTESVRHQVPLLKFAPGCQAAQDIREIAKKIMDRRTRLKDLISRSPILKPLI; encoded by the coding sequence ATGACAGAAGCCAATACGACACTCAGCATCGCCGTTGCCAGCGGCAAAGGCGGCGTAGGCAAGACCAATCTCGCCCTGAACCTCTGCTTTGCCCTGCATGACCTCGGCAATTCCCTTATCCTGCTGGACGCCGACCTGGGACTGGCCAACCTGGACGTGCTCCTTGGCCTCTCCCCTGAAAAAAACCTGCAGGATCTGCTCGGTGATGCCTCGGCCGAAAACGTGGTCATCCCCCTGGCCGGAGACGGACTCGTCCTGCTGCCTTCCGCCTCCGGAGTGGCCGAGCTGGTGGAGATGGACGAGGACGTGCAGAGTTTGCTGCTGGGCAAGCTCGACGCCCTGTTCAGACGCTACAACTTCCTGGTCCTTGATCTGGGCGCCGGCATCAGCCCGACGGTGCTTTCATTCGCGGCCATGCCTCAGGAGCGGATCGTGGTCATCACCCCTGAACCCACGTCCCTGACCGACAGCTATGCCCTGATCAAGGTGCTTTTCACCCAGCATCAGATCAAGAATTTCCAGGTCATCGTAAACATGGCCGAATCGCACAAAGAGGCCAAAAACGCCTACGAGCGCCTGGCCCAGGCCTGCGGGCATTTCCTGAACCTGCCCATCAGCCTGCTTGGCGTGGTGCACCGCGACCCCATGGTCACGGAGTCCGTCCGGCATCAGGTCCCGCTGCTGAAATTCGCGCCCGGCTGTCAGGCTGCCCAGGACATCCGCGAAATCGCAAAAAAGATCATGGACCGCCGAACCCGGCTCAAAGATCTCATCTCCCGCAGCCCAATCCTCAAACCCCTGATCTGA
- the pyrR gene encoding bifunctional pyr operon transcriptional regulator/uracil phosphoribosyltransferase PyrR gives MHRSKEIMAARDIERTLDRLACQILEQITDHESIALVGIQRRGADLACRLCGLLSERTRRAIPCGELDINLYRDDWTSSTATPNINATRIDFSVEGKTIILIDDVLFTGRTIRCALEAILDFGRPEAVKLLVLVDRGHRELPIQADFVGKTVATERDSQVNVFLQERDGKDQVVLS, from the coding sequence ATGCATCGCAGCAAGGAAATCATGGCTGCTCGCGATATCGAGCGCACACTTGACCGTCTCGCCTGCCAGATTCTGGAACAGATCACGGATCACGAGTCCATCGCCCTGGTCGGTATCCAGCGGCGCGGCGCAGACCTCGCCTGCAGGCTGTGCGGCCTTTTGTCGGAGCGCACCCGGCGGGCCATTCCCTGCGGAGAACTGGACATCAATCTGTACCGCGATGACTGGACCTCCTCCACGGCGACTCCGAACATCAACGCCACTCGCATCGATTTTTCCGTGGAAGGCAAGACCATCATCCTCATCGACGACGTGCTGTTCACCGGCCGCACCATCCGCTGCGCGCTGGAGGCCATCCTGGATTTCGGCAGGCCGGAGGCGGTGAAGCTGCTGGTCCTGGTCGACCGTGGCCACCGCGAGCTGCCCATTCAGGCTGATTTTGTCGGCAAGACCGTGGCCACGGAGCGAGATTCGCAGGTCAACGTCTTCCTGCAGGAGCGCGACGGCAAGGACCAGGTCGTGCTGAGCTGA
- a CDS encoding phosphopentomutase, translated as MRRLCLLVLDSLGVGGAPDAELFNDRGADTLGHIAKACVQGVADDGRKGPLRLPVLSSLGLGLAAGLSTGTVPPGLGICGQVRGRYGCASEISRGKDTPSGHFEMTGAPVLFDWGYFAPDTNSIPQALLDELAARAVLPGVLGNCKASGTEILTRLGEEHLRSGRPIVYTSVDSVLQIAAHEEAFGLERLLAVCAIARELADKYRIARIIARPFVGKDAATFVRTGNRRDFSIPAPSPTILDLLTDGGGTVLCVGKVGDIFAHRGVSRTIRAHGHDRLLDATLEAWDSAGDRTLVMTNFVDFDSVHGHRRDVAGYARALEALDARLPELLSRLMPGDVCILTADHGCDPTWPGTDHTRERVPVLVFGPGLAAGCMGVRDSLSDIGASVAHFFGMTGTGHGRSFFAQDELSNLP; from the coding sequence ATGAGGCGGCTCTGCCTGCTGGTGCTTGATTCCCTGGGCGTGGGCGGAGCCCCGGATGCCGAGCTGTTTAATGATCGAGGCGCGGATACGTTGGGGCACATCGCCAAGGCCTGTGTCCAAGGGGTGGCCGACGACGGGCGCAAGGGACCGCTGAGGCTTCCGGTGCTGTCTTCGTTAGGCCTGGGGCTGGCCGCCGGGTTGTCCACGGGAACGGTTCCTCCCGGTCTTGGAATATGCGGGCAGGTTCGTGGCAGATATGGGTGCGCTTCGGAAATAAGCCGGGGCAAGGACACTCCGAGCGGGCATTTCGAAATGACTGGAGCGCCGGTGCTTTTTGACTGGGGCTATTTCGCACCGGACACGAATTCCATCCCCCAGGCTTTGTTGGACGAGTTGGCGGCCCGCGCCGTCCTGCCCGGGGTACTGGGCAACTGCAAGGCTTCGGGCACCGAAATTTTGACGCGGCTTGGCGAGGAGCATCTGCGCAGCGGTCGGCCCATCGTCTATACGTCGGTGGATTCCGTGCTGCAGATCGCGGCGCATGAAGAAGCCTTCGGCTTGGAGCGCCTGCTGGCTGTTTGCGCCATTGCCAGGGAGCTTGCGGACAAATACCGCATCGCCAGGATCATCGCGCGGCCTTTTGTCGGCAAGGACGCGGCCACGTTCGTGCGGACCGGCAACCGTCGAGATTTTTCCATTCCGGCTCCTTCGCCCACGATTCTCGATCTCTTGACGGACGGGGGCGGTACAGTCTTGTGCGTTGGCAAGGTCGGGGATATTTTCGCTCATCGCGGGGTGAGCAGGACTATCCGGGCGCATGGCCACGACCGCCTTCTGGACGCGACTCTGGAAGCCTGGGACAGTGCCGGGGACAGGACTCTGGTCATGACGAATTTCGTTGATTTTGATTCGGTTCATGGTCATCGTCGGGACGTGGCCGGGTATGCACGTGCATTGGAGGCCCTGGATGCCCGTTTGCCCGAGTTGCTGTCGCGGCTGATGCCCGGCGACGTGTGCATCCTGACCGCCGATCACGGCTGCGACCCGACCTGGCCCGGCACGGACCATACGCGGGAGCGGGTCCCGGTTCTGGTTTTTGGTCCGGGCCTTGCCGCCGGATGCATGGGCGTCCGCGATTCGCTGAGCGATATCGGGGCCTCGGTGGCGCATTTTTTTGGCATGACTGGAACCGGACATGGCCGGTCTTTTTTTGCTCAGGATGAGCTCTCAAATCTTCCTTAA
- a CDS encoding SPFH domain-containing protein codes for MGVDNLFFLELIEWFDDSGQEFARRFPQEGSGEIKYGAQMVVRESQAGIFFYNGKAVHVFGPGRHTLKTANIPILNKIMGIPWGLESPLRAEAYMVNTKVFPNLKWGTREPVAFKDSELGLIRLRAYGMFNIQIVQPLLFINSLVGTMASFSVTDLSDYLGKVIVSRFNDYLGENMDTILNLPSRYEAWSAGLRERLQHDFRHFGLSLNQLFINAITPPPEVQKAMDDKTKLGMFDDMNKLMQLKAASAMEKAAANPGGAGESMGLGVGFMMPSLMAQAMQLTGQPASAAQTNALTCPECSQSIRQDDKFCPSCGHQLVVFEQCKGCGKNLAPGTRFCPRCGRQAGSVRETAKCPSCGQENLASSTFCNHCGERMA; via the coding sequence ATGGGAGTCGACAATCTTTTCTTTCTGGAACTCATCGAATGGTTTGACGACAGCGGTCAGGAGTTCGCCCGGCGCTTCCCCCAGGAAGGCTCCGGCGAGATCAAGTACGGCGCGCAGATGGTCGTGCGCGAATCCCAGGCCGGCATATTCTTCTACAACGGCAAGGCCGTGCATGTCTTCGGACCGGGCAGGCACACCTTAAAAACCGCCAACATTCCCATCCTGAACAAGATCATGGGCATTCCCTGGGGTCTTGAGAGCCCGCTTCGGGCGGAAGCCTACATGGTGAACACCAAGGTCTTCCCCAACCTCAAGTGGGGCACCCGGGAGCCGGTGGCCTTCAAGGACTCGGAGCTTGGACTGATCCGCCTGCGCGCCTACGGCATGTTCAACATCCAGATCGTGCAGCCCCTGCTCTTCATCAACTCGCTTGTGGGCACCATGGCCTCTTTTTCCGTGACCGACCTCAGCGACTATCTGGGCAAGGTCATCGTCTCCAGGTTCAATGATTACCTGGGCGAAAACATGGACACCATCCTGAACCTGCCCAGCCGCTACGAAGCATGGTCCGCAGGCCTGCGTGAACGACTGCAGCACGACTTCCGCCATTTCGGGCTGTCCCTGAACCAGCTCTTCATCAATGCCATCACTCCGCCGCCCGAAGTCCAGAAGGCCATGGACGACAAGACCAAGCTCGGCATGTTCGACGACATGAACAAGCTGATGCAGCTCAAAGCTGCATCGGCCATGGAAAAGGCGGCCGCGAACCCTGGCGGCGCGGGCGAGTCCATGGGGCTCGGGGTGGGCTTCATGATGCCCTCGCTCATGGCTCAGGCCATGCAGCTGACTGGGCAGCCCGCATCGGCCGCGCAGACAAACGCCCTCACGTGTCCGGAATGCAGCCAGTCGATCCGCCAGGACGACAAATTCTGCCCCTCCTGCGGGCACCAGCTGGTCGTTTTTGAGCAGTGCAAAGGCTGCGGGAAAAATCTGGCTCCGGGCACGCGTTTCTGTCCCCGCTGCGGCAGACAGGCGGGCAGCGTACGCGAGACGGCGAAATGTCCGTCCTGCGGCCAGGAAAACCTGGCCTCGTCCACGTTCTGCAACCATTGCGGGGAGCGCATGGCCTGA
- a CDS encoding response regulator transcription factor, which yields MENELSIVIVEEPCLSRNVLVKALGAWGYSCEITEDEDTAWKAALAASAPVLILADWHADFMGCDEFFWRVRSTQALQGVYLLGAVPRGAVGAIRQCISSGADDFVYRPYDLDEVRVRLHLASKIMGLTPGGGVFPD from the coding sequence GTGGAAAATGAACTGAGTATCGTCATTGTCGAGGAGCCCTGCCTGTCGCGCAATGTTCTCGTCAAGGCGCTTGGGGCCTGGGGGTACTCGTGCGAGATCACCGAGGACGAGGATACGGCCTGGAAAGCCGCCCTGGCTGCGTCTGCTCCGGTGCTGATCCTGGCCGACTGGCACGCGGACTTCATGGGATGTGATGAGTTTTTCTGGCGGGTGCGCAGCACGCAGGCCCTGCAAGGAGTCTATCTCCTGGGCGCGGTGCCGCGAGGGGCGGTGGGAGCGATCAGGCAATGCATCTCTTCCGGGGCCGACGATTTCGTGTATCGTCCCTACGACCTCGATGAAGTGCGCGTGCGTCTGCATCTGGCCTCCAAGATCATGGGCCTGACCCCGGGCGGCGGCGTTTTTCCAGACTGA
- a CDS encoding AI-2E family transporter, whose translation MTPDCGQGPTNVAERIMPALIRILVWGGVFAVVFILRSFFLLLFLTFVFGYIQNRGVNRLQELIPNRPLRVVLVASIFLGVLITVGVFLVPRAKDQTVLFVTQLPQYVERLDQELGALGERYPMIANAIPELGAFADHSAPGNGKSRVAALVQQIFSMGDPPDGQHKVNQLLDLVRGVGGRIAAIASAFLLALLFSFLIVLDLPRLSASVCSLENSKLGFVYREVAGSIRDFATVLGKALEAQFVIALVNAALTAIGVSLLGLGSSMAFLTVIVFLCSFIPVLGVFISSVPICLIALQDSGLTTMILGIVMITVIHLLEGYVLNPRIYGSYMRINPVIVLVILTVGAKLFHIWGLVLGVPICTYIFGHVIQHKETVAAAPLPCPRDDDTE comes from the coding sequence ATGACCCCTGATTGCGGCCAAGGACCGACAAATGTAGCCGAACGGATCATGCCCGCGCTGATCAGAATTCTGGTCTGGGGCGGCGTGTTCGCGGTGGTATTCATCCTGCGTTCCTTTTTTCTGCTCCTTTTTTTGACGTTTGTTTTCGGGTATATCCAGAATCGCGGCGTGAACAGGCTGCAGGAGCTGATCCCGAATCGACCGCTCAGGGTCGTGTTGGTGGCGAGCATTTTTTTGGGCGTGCTCATCACCGTGGGCGTGTTTCTGGTGCCTCGGGCCAAGGATCAGACCGTCCTCTTCGTCACGCAGCTTCCTCAGTATGTGGAGCGCCTGGACCAGGAGCTGGGCGCGCTGGGTGAACGTTATCCCATGATTGCCAACGCCATACCCGAGCTTGGGGCTTTTGCGGATCACTCCGCGCCGGGCAACGGCAAATCCAGGGTCGCCGCTCTGGTGCAACAGATTTTCAGCATGGGCGACCCGCCCGACGGGCAGCACAAGGTCAATCAGCTGCTTGATCTGGTGCGCGGCGTGGGAGGCAGGATCGCGGCCATCGCCTCGGCCTTTCTCTTGGCACTGCTTTTCTCTTTTCTCATAGTGCTCGACCTGCCCCGTCTTTCAGCCAGCGTGTGTTCCCTTGAAAATTCAAAGCTTGGTTTCGTTTATCGCGAGGTGGCTGGCAGCATCAGGGATTTCGCCACTGTCCTGGGCAAAGCCCTGGAGGCGCAGTTCGTCATCGCTCTGGTCAACGCCGCTCTCACGGCCATCGGCGTGTCCTTGCTCGGCCTGGGTTCATCCATGGCTTTTTTGACCGTGATCGTCTTCTTGTGCAGCTTCATTCCCGTCCTGGGTGTTTTCATCAGCTCTGTGCCGATCTGCCTCATCGCCTTGCAGGATTCGGGGCTGACGACCATGATACTGGGCATTGTCATGATCACGGTCATTCACCTGCTTGAAGGGTATGTGCTGAACCCGAGGATCTACGGTTCCTACATGCGCATAAACCCCGTCATCGTGCTCGTCATTTTGACTGTCGGAGCCAAACTTTTTCATATCTGGGGGCTGGTGCTGGGCGTGCCCATCTGCACCTATATTTTCGGACACGTCATTCAGCACAAAGAGACGGTGGCGGCGGCGCCCCTTCCGTGCCCCCGTGACGACGATACGGAATGA
- the dapF gene encoding diaminopimelate epimerase, with protein MTIFTGPTQFFYKMQGSGNDFIVIDNRAKTISPEDMPRWAKTLCPHAFSIGADGIIFLEIDDSGQAATRWHFFNADGSRAEMCGNGSRCATLLAYMLGMAPAKHLMLTDAGTVHAQVFPEAGEVDVQLTPARDMALNFTLDLDDRTFAAHFANTGVPHAVIVTPDVKSIDVKGLGAKVRYHDHFAPAGTNANFIQVVSRGELLLRTYERGVESETYACGTGAAASVAVAHALGLCESKAKVTTSGGEVLEISVHGSDIFLRGKAQLVYKGEFCPAALGL; from the coding sequence ATGACCATTTTCACCGGCCCGACCCAGTTTTTTTACAAGATGCAAGGCAGCGGCAACGACTTCATCGTCATCGACAACCGCGCCAAGACCATCTCCCCCGAGGACATGCCCCGCTGGGCCAAAACGCTGTGCCCTCACGCTTTCAGCATCGGCGCCGACGGCATCATATTTCTGGAAATTGACGACTCCGGGCAGGCCGCAACGCGTTGGCACTTTTTCAATGCCGACGGCTCCAGGGCCGAGATGTGCGGCAACGGGTCGCGCTGCGCCACCCTCCTGGCCTACATGCTGGGCATGGCCCCGGCCAAACACCTCATGCTCACCGATGCGGGCACGGTGCACGCACAAGTCTTCCCCGAGGCAGGCGAAGTGGACGTGCAGCTGACCCCGGCGCGGGACATGGCCCTGAACTTCACCCTTGATCTGGACGACCGAACCTTTGCAGCCCATTTCGCCAACACCGGCGTCCCGCACGCGGTCATAGTCACGCCCGACGTCAAGAGCATCGACGTGAAAGGGCTTGGAGCCAAGGTCCGCTATCACGACCACTTCGCCCCGGCCGGAACCAACGCCAACTTCATCCAGGTCGTCAGCCGAGGCGAGCTTCTGCTGCGCACCTACGAACGCGGCGTGGAGAGCGAAACCTATGCCTGCGGCACGGGCGCTGCGGCCTCCGTGGCCGTGGCCCACGCGCTGGGTCTGTGCGAATCCAAGGCCAAAGTGACCACTTCGGGTGGCGAGGTGCTTGAGATCAGCGTTCACGGCTCGGATATTTTCCTGCGCGGCAAAGCCCAACTCGTCTACAAGGGCGAGTTCTGCCCCGCCGCCTTGGGCCTCTAA
- the prfB gene encoding peptide chain release factor 2 (programmed frameshift), producing MLQYSELKAQAAQLDERFTDFWRRLDLRRNKERLNEIEKQISSPGAWDKPELLTPVLQEKTQLESRVDEWEALLQARDNALEWVEMASTEQTQEMLQALEEALEEMSAKLEAAQMRTLLSDPEDVSEAILEIHPGAGGTESQDWAEMLLRMYRRFAERVGFKVELLDLLPGDEAGIKSVTLHIHGPYAYGQLKGEKGTHRLIRISPFDSSGRRHTSFASVDVYPDAGQDIEIEIRDEDVRVDIFRSSGPGGQSVNTTDSAVRVTHIPTGLVAQCQNEKSQHKNKEAAMKVLKARLYELELQKIASERQAEYVAKGAIAFGSQIRTYTLQPYRLVKDHRTGTDTSNVDSVLDGNIDAFIHNYLLYLHGKS from the exons ATGCTGCAATATTCAGAACTTAAGGCCCAGGCCGCGCAACTGGACGAACGCTTCACCGACTTCTGGAGGCGGCTT GACCTGCGCAGGAACAAGGAACGCCTGAATGAGATCGAAAAGCAGATCTCATCGCCCGGAGCATGGGACAAGCCCGAACTGCTGACCCCGGTGCTGCAGGAGAAGACCCAGCTTGAAAGCCGGGTCGATGAGTGGGAAGCCCTCCTGCAAGCCAGGGACAACGCGCTGGAATGGGTCGAGATGGCCTCCACCGAACAGACCCAGGAGATGCTGCAGGCCCTGGAGGAAGCCCTGGAGGAAATGAGCGCCAAGCTCGAAGCCGCCCAGATGCGGACCCTGCTCAGCGATCCGGAGGATGTGAGCGAGGCCATCCTCGAAATTCATCCCGGCGCCGGAGGCACCGAGTCCCAGGACTGGGCCGAAATGCTGCTGCGCATGTACCGCCGGTTCGCCGAACGCGTGGGCTTCAAGGTCGAGCTTCTGGACCTGCTGCCTGGCGACGAGGCGGGCATCAAGAGCGTGACCCTGCACATCCACGGACCCTATGCCTACGGCCAGCTCAAAGGCGAAAAAGGGACCCATCGCCTGATCCGCATTTCGCCCTTCGACTCCAGCGGACGGCGACACACCTCCTTCGCCTCCGTCGACGTATATCCCGACGCAGGCCAGGACATCGAAATCGAGATCCGGGACGAGGACGTCCGCGTCGACATCTTCCGCTCCAGCGGACCAGGAGGACAGTCCGTGAACACGACAGACTCGGCGGTGCGCGTGACGCACATTCCCACCGGGCTGGTGGCCCAGTGCCAGAACGAAAAATCCCAGCACAAGAACAAGGAGGCGGCCATGAAAGTCCTGAAAGCCCGCCTTTACGAACTCGAGCTGCAAAAAATCGCAAGCGAACGGCAGGCCGAATATGTTGCCAAGGGAGCCATCGCGTTCGGTTCCCAGATCAGGACCTACACCCTGCAGCCCTACCGTCTGGTCAAGGACCACCGCACAGGCACGGACACCAGCAACGTCGACTCGGTGCTCGACGGCAACATTGACGCATTCATACACAATTATCTTTTGTACCTGCATGGCAAATCATAA
- the dapA gene encoding 4-hydroxy-tetrahydrodipicolinate synthase translates to MQFKGAFTALVTPFSNGQLDEEAYRKLIEWQIQSGINGVVPCGTTGESATMSHDEHKRVIRICVDQVKGRVPVLAGAGSNNTAEAVELTRFAKEAGADGALLITPYYNKPTQEGLYQHFKRIAEEVSMPFILYNVPGRTSVNLLPPTVARLNKDIPDVVGIKEATGDLNQVSQVLEFCGPDFQVLSGDDFTVLPLLSVGGCGVISVVSNILPDKMSALCSAWFAADLPKAREMHYLLASFSRMMFIETNPIPVKTALSLMGRINLEMRLPLTPMSPANSETLRGFLADKKLI, encoded by the coding sequence ATGCAATTCAAAGGAGCGTTTACAGCCCTGGTCACCCCGTTTTCAAACGGCCAGCTTGACGAAGAAGCCTATCGAAAACTGATCGAATGGCAGATCCAAAGCGGGATCAACGGCGTAGTGCCTTGCGGCACCACCGGAGAGTCCGCCACCATGAGCCACGACGAACACAAACGGGTGATCCGAATTTGCGTGGACCAGGTCAAGGGCCGGGTGCCGGTCCTGGCCGGAGCCGGATCGAACAACACTGCCGAGGCGGTGGAACTGACCCGCTTCGCCAAGGAAGCGGGAGCCGACGGCGCGCTGCTCATCACGCCCTACTACAACAAGCCGACCCAGGAAGGCCTTTACCAGCACTTCAAGCGCATCGCCGAAGAAGTGTCCATGCCCTTCATCCTGTACAACGTTCCGGGCCGCACCAGTGTCAACCTACTTCCGCCCACGGTGGCCAGGCTGAACAAGGACATCCCTGACGTGGTCGGCATCAAGGAAGCCACAGGCGATCTGAATCAGGTGTCGCAGGTCCTGGAATTCTGCGGACCCGACTTCCAGGTGCTCTCCGGCGACGACTTCACGGTGCTGCCCCTTTTGTCCGTGGGCGGCTGCGGCGTCATCTCGGTGGTCTCGAACATTCTGCCCGACAAGATGAGCGCGCTCTGCTCCGCCTGGTTTGCGGCCGATCTGCCCAAAGCGCGGGAGATGCACTACCTGCTGGCGTCGTTCTCCCGCATGATGTTCATTGAAACCAACCCCATTCCGGTCAAGACGGCCCTCTCCCTCATGGGCCGCATCAACCTTGAGATGCGCCTCCCGCTGACCCCCATGAGCCCGGCCAACAGCGAAACCCTGCGCGGGTTCCTGGCGGACAAGAAACTGATCTGA